In Leucoraja erinacea ecotype New England chromosome 15, Leri_hhj_1, whole genome shotgun sequence, the following proteins share a genomic window:
- the hmx3a gene encoding homeobox protein HMX3 codes for MPETAAQENPTPPKESSFSIKNLLNCDRKPSKPKTLLSAVKGVVEGAAFSLPHCREPGFPRFEIPAQRFALPAHYLERSPAWWYPCTLSPGVHLPRTEAIDKSSLCARDSSPDRDSPDSPALKIEADRKGKEDAKSLEEIVLEESSDAEEQKKDDSNNEDWEKRAESPERKPCRKKKTRTVFSRSQVFQLESTFDMKRYLSSSERAGLAASLHLTETQVKIWFQNRRNKWKRQLAAELEAANLSHAAQRIVRVPILYHESSASESGSPGNAPVTQPLLTFPHPAYYSHPVVTSVPLLRPV; via the exons ATGCCCGAGACAGCAGCTCAGGAGAACCCCACTCCGCCCAAAGAATCATCCTTCTCCATCAAAAACCTGCTGAACTGTGATCGAAAGCCTTCCAAGCCCAAGACTTTGCTTTCGGCGGTGAAGGGGGTGGTTGAAGGCGCTGCTTTTTCCTTACCTCACTGCAGGGAGCCCGGCTTCCCGAGGTTTGAAATCCCGGCGCAGAGGTTTGCGCTCCCAGCGCACTATCTGGAGAGGTCACCAGCCTGGTGGTATCCCTGCACGCTGTCACCGGGTGTCCATCTCCCGAGGACAGAAG CTATTGATAAGAGCAGTCTGTGTGCCAGAGACTCTTCACCGGACAGAGACTCCCCGGACTCCCCGGCGCTCAAAATCGAGGCAGACCGCAAAGGGAAGGAAGATGCCAAAAGTCTGGAAGAGATCGTGCTGGAGGAATCTAGTGACGCCGAGGAACAAAAGAAGGACGACAGTAATAACGAGGACTGGGAAAAAAGGGCAGAAAGTCCGGAAAGGAAGCCGTGCAGGAAGAAGAAAACTCGCACGGTTTTCTCCAGGAGTCAGGTTTTCCAGCTGGAGTCGACCTTCGACATGAAGCGCTACCTGAGCAGCTCGGAGAGAGCGGGGCTCGCCGCCTCTCTCCATCTGACTGAGACGCAGGTTAAAATATGGTTCCAAAACCGCCGGAATAAGTGGAAGAGACAACTGGCCGCCGAGCTGGAAGCAGCCAATCTGAGCCACGCGGCTCAAAGGATAGTCCGAGTGCCCATTTTGTACCATGAGAGCTCGGCTTCGGAATCTGGGAGCCCGGGTAACGCTCCGGTCACCCAGCCTTTACTAACATTCCCACATCCAGCCTATTACTCGCATCCTGTAGTCACATCCGTGCCCCTCCTGCGGCCAGTCTGA